The stretch of DNA ATGTTGTGGCACAGACGAAGCGTCGGGAAGATCGTATGGGCTGGCCATGTTATCTTGCATTTGCATGGCCCCGCCGGAGCTCAGCCAAGCAAGACTGTCGACATGTTCGTTGACCGATACTGGATCCGACTCCATGGTGGATGATGCAAAAGGATTGTAGACTGCATTGGCGCTCGACTGTTGTGGAACATCATCCATCAAGAATGGATTGCTGACGGCGCTCACACTCGCCGGAGCAATGTCAAAAAATGGATTCGACACTGCAGAAGGTGCTGGTGTTGTCGTTGATATAGCGAAAGGATTTATGGTCCCAGATCCCAGAACTGGATTGATGTCATCCATCATAAACGGATTAGCTgccatttttaattgaatttagagCAAGTGAAAAGCGGAAAATTTAGTTGAGAATTTTTTCAACTGCCGAAGTGTCAAAAGGATCAACTTCGTCCTCAACTGGCGAGTCGTCAAGTAAAACAAACGATGTCACCTGCAACTGAGGTTCAACCGGAAGCACAGGTGACGAAACGGTAATACAAGTATTACCAGTGGCAGAGGTATTGACGGAATTAACTACCGAAGTGTCAAATGGATCGATTGCGGAGGTGTCGAACGGATCGATGGATGATGTGTCAAAAGGATCGACGGCAGAGGTGTCGAATGGGTCAGCAGCTGGAGACTTTAAAGGTTCCCGTTCAGACTTGTTCTCTGTTGGCTTCTCCTTTTCGGGTGGACTGTCGTTGAGAAAGAGAGCGTCAAACGAGTCTTGAGCTTGAAGAGGTGGGACTGTCGGATTGACTGGAGCTGACGGGCGAACCGGAGCGGGAGATGGTCGATCGATTTTAGCTGCAATAGCTGCGATTGCTGAGGCGGAAGGAGGTGGCGGAGGCCGAGAGGGTGGAGCGCCAGGCCGGGAAGGAGGAGCTTTCTTGGAAACAATACTAGTTTCGACTTGATCTTTCTTTAAAACTTTGTCGACAGAACTAGTGTCGAATGGATCGTCTccctcttcttcgtcttcctgcGGAAGTGGTTGTTTGGCCAACGACTGGTAAGCGAGAGCTTCGAACTCGAAATCCTCCTCGTCGAGAAGTTCTGGCTGCTTCTTAGGTTGCACGGGTGGATTTGGCTTGGGAGGCTTCACAAAATCTTCGTCGATTGGCTGATCGCTGCCCTCTGGAATGACGTCAAACTCGGCGAGGATATCTTTCAAGTCAGGTTCGACACTGGAGACCAATTCTTCCCCGAGATGGACTTCACTATGTGGTGTCTGTTGCACACTACTGGGTCCGGCTGAGTGGTTGGTCGAAGGCGTCACTCCCAACGAATTGCCTTGCAGCTTTTGATCGACCTCGTTGTCGTCgaaacagcacagcaactgaaTCTCGGAGGGCGGTTGAACGATTCGTTGTCGGCTGGCTGTAGACCCTTGGTGATGTTGTTTCTGTTGATGATCGGCAGCGTTGGCTGCAGTCAGAATCTCCACAGCAGCGCCGATACTAACTagcgcttttttctttttaatcacGGGAAGTGGCCCGACAAGTTTCTCGACGTCTGACGTGTCAAAAGGATCGTCGCCGGCAGCAGCCTCAAGTGTTGGGCTGTCGGGAACGTAGGCAAGTTTCAATTCGCCACTAGTGGCGATATCAACGTATTCAGTGTTGAAAATGTCCTCGTCGTCTTCGTTTTCGTCTTGCTTTTCGAAATCTTGATTGAATTCCTCCGGCTGTTGCTCGGCAACCTCTTCGACTTGCTGATGGGTGGCAGCGGCTTGAT from Daphnia pulex isolate KAP4 chromosome 4, ASM2113471v1 encodes:
- the LOC124193025 gene encoding protein stoned-A-like; its protein translation is MHKLGKGLKKKIKGKKGKEKEDDLFDPAILEQYRRDKAAAAAAAAATAAATGEDFDPSAEENGTSTGNEAAAAAEPGADKKDSEEWQKFKLLTSGVDTILQKTQEDLGRIKKTSYYQRNKKPETPTPGEEVKPIVGASSSANNSSGASAEPNGHKTKWIGFEEGDKFRDLNEEEAGTDQAAATHQQVEEVAEQQPEEFNQDFEKQDENEDDEDIFNTEYVDIATSGELKLAYVPDSPTLEAAAGDDPFDTSDVEKLVGPLPVIKKKKALVSIGAAVEILTAANAADHQQKQHHQGSTASRQRIVQPPSEIQLLCCFDDNEVDQKLQGNSLGVTPSTNHSAGPSSVQQTPHSEVHLGEELVSSVEPDLKDILAEFDVIPEGSDQPIDEDFVKPPKPNPPVQPKKQPELLDEEDFEFEALAYQSLAKQPLPQEDEEEGDDPFDTSSVDKVLKKDQVETSIVSKKAPPSRPGAPPSRPPPPPSASAIAAIAAKIDRPSPAPVRPSAPVNPTVPPLQAQDSFDALFLNDSPPEKEKPTENKSEREPLKSPAADPFDTSAVDPFDTSSIDPFDTSAIDPFDTSVVNSVNTSATGNTCITVSSPVLPVEPQLQVTSFVLLDDSPVEDEVDPFDTSAVEKILN